Part of the Pseudomonas abietaniphila genome is shown below.
CCACAGCGGACAGGTCGGTGATCAGTTGGTTGCCCACCAGATATTCGTCGCCCGGCTTGATAACGTCTTTGCCTTCGGCGGGTGAGACCGCGTTTGTGGCAGGGTTGTAGCGATCGCCGTTGCCAAGCATCGCCAACTGTACATTGTGCAATTCCGTACCGTAGACGCCGAACTGTCGGGTGGCGTGGCTGGCATCCATCACGGTCAAATAACCTTCGCCAATAACCTCAATCTGACCGTCAGGCTTAACCCACATGGCCGTGTTGGTGTCCAGCCCGAACCCGATACTGCGCTGGGCGTTCACCAGATAACTTGCCATGCGTGCCGTGCGCCCGGTACTGGTCTCTTCCAGCTGATCCAGGTGTTGATCGATTATTCCGCCCTTGAACAAGCCAGAACCTTTGAGCAAAGCCGCACCACGTTGCCCGGCAGACTTCGCGACACCAAAGTCCAGCGTGTCCATGACAACCCCGTAGGCCGTGGGCATCTGGGCGCCGAGTATGCTTGCTCCGGCGCTGGTGCCGCCGATGACCCCGCCCTGCTCGTAAACCTTGCGCACAGCCTGCATCGCCAACGAATCACTGCCGTCTGCGTTAAACAGCGCCTTGGCGATTCGTGCCTGATCCCCGCCCACAAACCATACGGCGCTTGCCTCGGTGATCGGTTTAACGGCCTCGGGATCGTTCATGGTCTGTGCGAAGTTCTTGTTATCGATCGAAGCGATCTTGACGTGCGACGCCGGCACTCCCAAGGCAACCAACTCGGTTTGAAAGCGTTTACTCGATCCCAGGCTGCCGCTGGCGGTGGGGAAAATCACGATGTTGGCCGCACCCGCCCCACCCGCCAGATCCACGAATTTTTGATACACAGGCAAGTTGCTAGCCCTCAGCATGCCCCCCACCGCCAGTAAATGGCCGTCCGCGAGCACCGATGTCGCTGAACACGCGACCGCCAGCGCGACCAACACCCTGCCTTTTCTCATTTTGCTCATCCGTATGGCTCTTTTTGTAGGGAGAACATCGACGGCCTGCCAGCCGAAGTCACCAGCACCGAAAACGAAAATATTTCAATCAGATTTCTAGGAATTGAAATCTTATACGCCGCATTTTTTTACTGATCAAGAGCCGACATTCAAGCTTGAAAAATACGAAATGCCACGAGTAAAAACGTATTTATCTTTAATTTCCATACGGTTATTTGAGTTGAAAGGTCCGATGTTGCCCCCTTTAAAATGGCCATAATATTTTCTTGATTTACATATCGTGAAAATAATCGTTTCATTGATCCCGTAGCGGCGTCCCATCAAGCTAAATGCCATGCCTGCTCGTCGATCAGCTCCACCTACCCTGATAACCCGAAATAGGAGTCGTCCAATGAAAACAATCGCACTGCTGGGTGCCGTGGCGCTGACTGCCATGAGCACGTTGGGGATGGCAGAAGAACAGACCCTGCGCATCGGCATCGAAGCCGCCTATCCGCCCTTCGCGTCCAAAACAGCTGACGGCGCGATCACCGGCTTCGACTACGACATCGGGAATGCGCTGTGCGAGAAAATGGCGGTGAAATGCGTATGGACCGAACAACAGTTCGACGGGTTGATCCCATCACTGAAGGTTCGCAAGATCGACGCGATCCTCTCGTCCATGTCGATCACGGCCGACCGCCTAAAATCGGTCGATTTCAGCAAAAAGTACTATCACACGCCCGGCAAACTGGCGATGAAGGCTGGCACCGTCATCAACGATCCGCTGGTGGACCTCAAAGGCAAGCGAGTCGGGGTTCAACGCGCCTCTACCTACGATCGCTATGCGACTGACAACTTCGCCCCGGCGGGCATTGAGGTCGTGCGCTACGGCTCCCAAAGTGAAGCGTTCCTGGACCTGACATCCGGTCGCCTCGACGCCACCCTCGCCGACATCGTCAACATCGATGAAGGCTTCATCAAGACTGACGCTGGCAAGGGCTTCGCGTTGGTGGGTCCCGACTTCACCGACAGCAAATACTTCGGTAACGGCGCAGGTATTGCTGTGCGCAAAGGCGATTCGGTAACCGCTGAAAAACTCAACGCAGCAATCGACGCCGTTCGCGCTGACGGCACTTACCAAAAAATCCAGAACAAGTATTTCAGCTTCGACATCTACGGCGGCTGATCACGTGTGCAGGAGTGGCGATTGCGCGACTCCTGCCCTCCTCAGGAATTCTTCATGGAACATATTGAGCATGTGCTCCCTTGGGGCAGCCCCGGTATCGAGCGACGCTTGTCGGTTTTTCGGTTCGGTCACGGCCCTCGAAAAGCCTACATTCAGGCATCGCTGCACGCGGATGAACTGCCTGGCATGCGCGTTGCGGTGGAGTTGAAAAAACGCCTGGGCGAGCTGGAGAAAGCAGGTCGGTTGAACGCGACGATCGAGCTGGTGCCTGTGGCCAACCCCATCGGGTTGTCGCAGATGTTTCAAGCCACTCATCAGGGTCGGTTCGACTTTGCCAGCGGCAAGAATTTCAATCGGGATTTTCCTTCACTCGGCAAAGCGGTGGCTGCCCGTGTTGCCGGTCGCCTGAACGAAAATGCCAGCGATAACGTGAAGGTCATCAGAGCCGCCATGCACGAAGTGCTAAATGCGCTGGCTGAGCCGAAATCGACCCTCGAAGGTTTGCAACGCCATTTATTGACTCACGCCTGTGATGCAGATGTGGTCATTGATCTGCACTGTGATTTTGAATCCATTCTTTTGCTTTACAGCCTGCCTCAGCTTTGGGACTCACTTGAGCCATTGGCAAAACGGATCGGCGCCGGCGTGGCGTTACTGGCTGAAGCCGCAGGCGGCGATTCTTTTGACGAAGCATGCTCCACTCCCTGGCTTGAGCTGGCGAGGCAATTTCCAGAAGCGAGCATTCCCATGGCTTGCATCGCGACAACGGTAGAACTGGGCGGTATGGCGGACACAGGTCACGTCGAGGCCGAAGCGCATGCAGACGCCATCCTGGGATACCTGGGTGGCCTGGAGATGATCAGCGGCAACTGGCCTGATGTGCCTTCCTCCTCCTGTGAAGCCACACCCTTTGCAGGCGCGCAGTATGCTTATGCAACCCACGCCGGTGTCGTCTCGTTCCTGAAACCGTTGGGTGCCAGGGTCAGCAAAGGCGACGCGCTCTTTGACGTCTTCGATCCCATCACTGACCGCCATTCACGGGTGTGCGCCACCACAGACGGCGTGCTCTACGCCCGCGAGCGGTTGCGTTTTGCTCAACCAGGCCTTTGGCTGGCCAAGGTGGCGGGCAGCGAACCCATTCGCCAAGGGCGCCTTCTGACCGACTGAAGCCAGACTCCCGTGAATTCGCTCGCTTCAGATACACTGGGGCAACTGATCGACAGGCCGGCCCAACCTATGCTCCAACCTTCCGCCCGCAATACCACCGTTTATACAGCCCCCATCATGCGCAACCTCGCCGAGGCTGCGCCAGACCTGCAACCTTCGCTGCGCAAGGTGGCGGACTTTGTTCTGCGTCATCCACTCAAGGCCGCGACCCTGACCATCGAAGAACTGGCGCAGGAGTCTCTGACTTCACCGGCAGCAGTCAATCGGCTGGCGCGGGCCATCGGCCTGAAGGGCTATACACAATTAAAGGCCGAGTTGGTCGCGACTCTGCAGGACATGGTGTCCCCGGTCGACAAACTGCGCAATGAGATGGCGCAGCGGCCTTCGGGCGAATTCGGATTGGCCGAACAAATTCAAATCGCGACCAGCAATCTGAGCAGAACCAACGCGAACAATCCCTCGGAGTTATTCGACGCCTTCGTCGGTGCCCTGATTCAGGCGCGCAAGATTTACATCCTGGGCTTCGGCAACAGCGCATACATGGCAGGACTGGCCGCCTCAAACCTGATCCCGTTCATTGCTGATGCACAGGCAATCAGCATGGAAGGCGGCAACGAGAACGCAGCCTATCGGTTGGCGTCCATCACGCCCGACGACGTACTGCTGGCCATCTCACTGCCCCGCTACTCTCAGGACACCCTGCAATTAGCGAGATTTGCCAAAGAACGCGGCGCCTCAGTTCTGGCTATCACAGACTCGCCCGCCTCCCCGTTGGCCAATATTGCTCATCACACACTGTTCGCCGAAGCCAGCCATCCGGTACTGATCAGCTCAAACGCTGCCGTGCTGGCACTGATCGAGGGATTGGTCGCTGCCGTCATGACGCGCAACAAGGAGGCGGTCAGACTGTCGGCGGAGCTCACCGAGAGTGTGCTCTCCTACCTGCACGTATCTGCCAAACCCAATCTGGCAAACAAGAGAAAACCGCTCGGCCGCTGACCCCTGAGGCAGATGGTTTACGCCGTTTTCATCCCATCGCGGTGTCAGATGCTCTAAGCCCGCCGTGGCTCTCGACCACGGCGTTCTCGATGGACGCATGCTGCGCACACATCATGGCTTTCACGTTCTGAAGTGCGAGGTCATTTTTTGCAAATCGTGCCCCAGGGAAGCCAGTTCAATCGTTGCCGCAGCGCTTTCTTCGCTTGCCACCGCGGACTGATCGGCCACGTCACGAACGCTCAGAATGCTGCGATTGATTTCATCGGCCACAGCGCTTTGCTGCTCAGCGGCCGCCGATATCTGCAGGCTCATTTCCTGAATGGTCCCGATGGAGTGGTTGATCTGGGTGATGGCCTGCTCAGCCTTGTGCGCCAAATCGACAGTGTCCAATGTGCGCTCGCGGCTGGACACCATCAACGTCGCTGCGGCCTGGGTACCTTGCTGCAAGGCAAGAATCAGCGTTTCGATTTCCTTGGTAGAGTCCTGTGTACGCTGAGCCAGTGAACGCACCTCGTCGGCAACCACCGCAAAACCGCGCCCCTGCTCGCCTGCCCTTGCGGCTTCGATGGCCGCGTTCAACGCCAGCAAGTTGGTTTGTTCCGCGACTGCTTTAATCACGTCAATGACTTTGCCGATTTGCTCACTGTCCTGAGTCAATACGTTCATGGCGCCACCCAGATCCTCGATGG
Proteins encoded:
- a CDS encoding ABC transporter substrate-binding protein, producing MKTIALLGAVALTAMSTLGMAEEQTLRIGIEAAYPPFASKTADGAITGFDYDIGNALCEKMAVKCVWTEQQFDGLIPSLKVRKIDAILSSMSITADRLKSVDFSKKYYHTPGKLAMKAGTVINDPLVDLKGKRVGVQRASTYDRYATDNFAPAGIEVVRYGSQSEAFLDLTSGRLDATLADIVNIDEGFIKTDAGKGFALVGPDFTDSKYFGNGAGIAVRKGDSVTAEKLNAAIDAVRADGTYQKIQNKYFSFDIYGG
- a CDS encoding MurR/RpiR family transcriptional regulator; this translates as MLQPSARNTTVYTAPIMRNLAEAAPDLQPSLRKVADFVLRHPLKAATLTIEELAQESLTSPAAVNRLARAIGLKGYTQLKAELVATLQDMVSPVDKLRNEMAQRPSGEFGLAEQIQIATSNLSRTNANNPSELFDAFVGALIQARKIYILGFGNSAYMAGLAASNLIPFIADAQAISMEGGNENAAYRLASITPDDVLLAISLPRYSQDTLQLARFAKERGASVLAITDSPASPLANIAHHTLFAEASHPVLISSNAAVLALIEGLVAAVMTRNKEAVRLSAELTESVLSYLHVSAKPNLANKRKPLGR
- a CDS encoding methyl-accepting chemotaxis protein; translated protein: MQDMAQNLNTLVQGIGMGVTQISTSAEKLSAMSEQTSAGVRQQKVEVDQVATAMHEMASTVQEVARNTTDASAAATLAEEQARHGGAVVKQATLQISELAHAIEDLGGAMNVLTQDSEQIGKVIDVIKAVAEQTNLLALNAAIEAARAGEQGRGFAVVADEVRSLAQRTQDSTKEIETLILALQQGTQAAATLMVSSRERTLDTVDLAHKAEQAITQINHSIGTIQEMSLQISAAAEQQSAVADEINRSILSVRDVADQSAVASEESAAATIELASLGHDLQKMTSHFRT
- a CDS encoding succinylglutamate desuccinylase/aspartoacylase family protein; the protein is MEHIEHVLPWGSPGIERRLSVFRFGHGPRKAYIQASLHADELPGMRVAVELKKRLGELEKAGRLNATIELVPVANPIGLSQMFQATHQGRFDFASGKNFNRDFPSLGKAVAARVAGRLNENASDNVKVIRAAMHEVLNALAEPKSTLEGLQRHLLTHACDADVVIDLHCDFESILLLYSLPQLWDSLEPLAKRIGAGVALLAEAAGGDSFDEACSTPWLELARQFPEASIPMACIATTVELGGMADTGHVEAEAHADAILGYLGGLEMISGNWPDVPSSSCEATPFAGAQYAYATHAGVVSFLKPLGARVSKGDALFDVFDPITDRHSRVCATTDGVLYARERLRFAQPGLWLAKVAGSEPIRQGRLLTD
- a CDS encoding cyanophycinase; amino-acid sequence: MSKMRKGRVLVALAVACSATSVLADGHLLAVGGMLRASNLPVYQKFVDLAGGAGAANIVIFPTASGSLGSSKRFQTELVALGVPASHVKIASIDNKNFAQTMNDPEAVKPITEASAVWFVGGDQARIAKALFNADGSDSLAMQAVRKVYEQGGVIGGTSAGASILGAQMPTAYGVVMDTLDFGVAKSAGQRGAALLKGSGLFKGGIIDQHLDQLEETSTGRTARMASYLVNAQRSIGFGLDTNTAMWVKPDGQIEVIGEGYLTVMDASHATRQFGVYGTELHNVQLAMLGNGDRYNPATNAVSPAEGKDVIKPGDEYLVGNQLITDLSAVAAMRRAVLYGLADNTATRQSGLMTRYNPSNGYHYGYRFDFTKSPGFIAHSKTYDSLTNYTAQGVRLDVTPVDAGLRPAQKNLPADIPASQASSAVRAVVFRGLMTCNEVNAFEPARAITRGELANTLQMTLAGELKIGKQVEFTDLTADSPLFEQAEIVVSNGWMKSGPAFEPDKPVTWDEWAEAVKAMAAKGLVTTVPADAHASDATVRRDEVAEFIARAYGLADNS